A stretch of DNA from Cerasicoccus sp. TK19100:
TCGAAGCGCACGGCGATGCGGTTGTCGGAAAAGGCCCACAGGGTCTTCTTGAGTTTGTAGTCGAGCTCGCGTTGCCATTTGCGGGTCAGGAATTCGACGATCTCCTCGCGGCCGTTGAGAAACTCCGCGCGGTTGCGCCACTCGGAGTCCTCCGTGTAGGCGAGGGACACGCGGACGGGGTCCTGGGAGTTCCAGGCGTCTTCGGCGAGTTGGACTTTTTCGCGGGCGGTCTCCTCGGTGAAGGGAGGCAGCGGCAGGCGTTGGGCCTTCGGGACGGCGCAACCGCAGTCGCAGGCGTGTTGGAATGGGTCGTTCATGATGAAAGTGGGTGGGAGGCCGGCAGCGGGTGGACGCCGCCGGCCCCGGGTGGTGTTGGATTGGATGATTGGAAGTTACGGGCGCTTAGGCGGCACCCACCTCGACGCGGGGGAAGTCGATCTCCGGCTGCGCGAAGTTGTTGACGTAGTTCGTGAGGATGTTCACGGCGACGTTGGCCACGACTTCGAGCGCCTCTTCGTCCGTGACGCCCTGATCGACGGCGGCGGCGTAGTCCTCGGAGGAGACGACGCCCTTGTTGGCGACGATGGCCTCGGCCAAAGTCAGGATGGCCTGCTCCTTGCGGATGGGAGACTTGCCACGGCGGGCGGCCTCGACGTCCTGCGCGGGAATCTTCAGCAAGCTGCTGATCGCGGTGTGGGCACTCAGGCAGTAGTCGCAGCCGTTGCGTTCGGCCACGAGCAGGGCGATCTTCTCGCGGGTGGACGGGCTGAGGCGACCGCTGGAAACCGCGCCGCTCAAGCTAAGGTAGCCCTGGAGAGCCGCGTTGCTGTTGCCGAGGACTTTGACCATGTTGGGGACGAGCCCCAGCTTCTTCTTCACTGCGTCATACAGTGCGGCGATATTCTGCGGCGCATTGGCCGGTTCGATGGTGTTTATTCTGCTCATCTTGTTTATTGGTGTTGGTTTTTAGTTAATGACAGACCGGTCGGTCTGTGCGGGTGTAAAAAAAGGAACGTTTTAAAGAAGTTGCTCAACGTGCTGCTTGGCGGCGTCGAGTGGCCAATGCTCACAGAAGTTCTGCATTTCCACGAGGGCACCCTCGAAGAGGATATAGATCACGGCGCCAGTCTGGGCGTTGGCGGCAGGGTTGTTATTGGGAAAATGCTGGCCGACGAGCCGCTCGAAGAGATCGCGCAGCTCTTGCTTGTGGGCGGCGATTTCGGCACGGAGTGGGCTGTCGCAGTTGGGCGTTTCGCAGAGGGTATTAAGGAAGGCGCAGCCGCGGTAATGGCAGTCCGCCATCCACTGGCCGAGGAAATCGAATGCGGCGAGGATCTTGTCTCTGGGCGAATCCGCGGCATCGACTGCGTTGTGCAGCCAGGTGTTCCAGGTGACGTGCCGGCCGCGGAGCCAGGCGACACCGAGCTCCTCCTTTGACTTGAAATGGGTGTAGAAGGTGCCCTTGGCGGTTCCAGCCTCTTTGATGATTTGCTGGATGCCGGCCTGATTATACCCCTGCTCGTAAAAGAGCTTCGAGGCGACCGCCAGGATTTCGTCCCGCTTGGTCTTGGCTGGTGTGGCTTGCTTCATGGTCGTAATAAAAGCACAGACCGACTGGTCGGTCAAGTGTGTTTTTGAAAAAAAATTTTGCTGTGCTTAAATGTTCGAAGGTGGCGGTCGATGTCCCATCGGCCAGAGATTAGTGAAATAGATGGAATCGGTCCACGTTACGCGATGTTGGCGAATTAATACTTGGAGCAAATGATTCTCCATCTGCCTACATTGTGGCCGATGAGGACATCGGCCGCCACCTCAGAGTCCTTGAGTCGCGCTTACCCGCCAGTCATCTGCGAGAGGCGGTTGAGCGCGGCGGGGCCAATCATGTCGATCGACAGGCTTTCGTGGGCGGCCCCGATTTCGACTGCCGCCTTGGGCATGCCGTAGACGACCGAGCTTTCCTGGTCCTGCGCAATGGTGCGCCAGCCGCGTTCGCGGAGCAGCTTGAGGCCTTCGGCACCGTCTCGGCCCATGCCGGTGAGGATCATGGCTACGCCTGGCTTGGGCCAGTGCGAGGCCAGGCTTTTAAAGAAGACATCCACCGAGGGACGGTTGACGAGGTGCGTCGGCTCGACGGTAAACTCAAAGATGCCGCCAGTTCTGATGCGCATGTGCGCGTCTTGCCCGGCCATATAAACATTGCCCGGTTGCGGCCGCATGCCGTGCTCGGCGAGCTGCACGGGGAGCTTGCAGCGGGCGTTCAGCCAATCAGCCATGCCGGGGGCGAACTGCGGGTCGACGTGCTGGACGATCCCTACGATGCCGGGGAAATCCTCATCTAGATTACTCAAAACCGTGGCCAAAGCCTGTGGCCCGCCGGTGGACGAACCAATCGCGATAAAGGGCGGTTTCTCCAGGCTGTGGGCGGAGGGCATTGGAAAGCCGGGGCGCGTGATGCCGGTGCTGTGGCTAACCGTTGACTTGCCGGCAATCAGGCCGATGCGTTGAATTTTCTCCAACAACGGTTGCGCGCCATCCATGTTGCCGCCGGGCCCCAAGGTGGGGGTCACCGTGGCGTCGAGCGCTCCGTGGCCCATGGCTTCGTAAACCAGGTCGCCATTGGTCGTCATGGAGGCTGTCACCACGAGGATGGGCACGGGCGATTTTTCCATGATCTCACGCGTGGCTTCGGCACCGTTCATGACGGGCATCACGAGGTCCATCAAGACCAGGTCCGGCAAATCGGCAGAGCAATAATCGACAGCCTGTTGGCCATTTTCCGCCGACCAGGCCACAACGTGTTCACCGCTGGACTCCACCACCCGGCGCAAGCACTCGAGGGCGAGATTCATGTCGTTGACCAAGCCTATTCGCATGAGCAGGAAATTTCTACGGTCTTTTTTACCAAGGAGTTAACCCCGCGCGAACTTTTAATGCAGTAAAGTTGGGGATACTGGAACGTCTTCGTTGCTCTGGGGCGGCACGACGGCGTTTTTAACACGAAGTGGCTGGTGGCGAACTAGTGAAGACTTATTTAGAGGCAAATGGGGCACATGTCTCTATCGCACTAAGCATCTCTGTCATGACTTTAGTCCCCTAAATTAACTTGTCTATTGAGTGAATTCATGTATTACCTTTATTCTATGTTTTCCTACGCAACTGCGAGACTCTGCTCTCTATTACTAGCTCTATTACTATCAACACTATCACTCTCTGCGGCGAGTCCCTATGCCGGTGATTATTTGGGGACGCTCTCCATTAATGGCACTGCAAGCGGACGTCTTTTCCTCGCGATTGATAGCGATGGTAACTTCTCGGATTATTCGGAGTTACTTACGGGAACCACGAGCGATGCGGGCGTTATCACCTTTGACGCCAACGACTTCGGGTTCACCACTGCCACGATTGACGGGAATTTCTCCTTTGTGGCCACGGGTTCGGCTAACACCCTGAGCTATCGTCTTGAGGGTGAGAAGTCGGCAGCAGTGTTTTCCAGCCCCTCGCTGGACGATGTGCTGACGCAGACTAACCCACTTAATTACTTTGCCGGTGCTACAGACTTAATCTGGGACGGTTCGCAATTCGTTGCCCTGACGAGCCAATCTATCGCAGTATCTAACGACGGTATCAACTGGGAGGTCAGCTCGATTGGCCTGACCGGTGACTTTACCCGCATTGCTTATGGTAACGGCGTGTATGTGATCATTGGTGACGGTAATGTAGTCGCCACTTCCACCGATTTGGACACTTGGACGC
This window harbors:
- a CDS encoding TetR/AcrR family transcriptional regulator, which codes for MKQATPAKTKRDEILAVASKLFYEQGYNQAGIQQIIKEAGTAKGTFYTHFKSKEELGVAWLRGRHVTWNTWLHNAVDAADSPRDKILAAFDFLGQWMADCHYRGCAFLNTLCETPNCDSPLRAEIAAHKQELRDLFERLVGQHFPNNNPAANAQTGAVIYILFEGALVEMQNFCEHWPLDAAKQHVEQLL
- a CDS encoding carboxymuconolactone decarboxylase family protein, which translates into the protein MSRINTIEPANAPQNIAALYDAVKKKLGLVPNMVKVLGNSNAALQGYLSLSGAVSSGRLSPSTREKIALLVAERNGCDYCLSAHTAISSLLKIPAQDVEAARRGKSPIRKEQAILTLAEAIVANKGVVSSEDYAAAVDQGVTDEEALEVVANVAVNILTNYVNNFAQPEIDFPRVEVGAA
- a CDS encoding nuclear transport factor 2 family protein, giving the protein MNDPFQHACDCGCAVPKAQRLPLPPFTEETAREKVQLAEDAWNSQDPVRVSLAYTEDSEWRNRAEFLNGREEIVEFLTRKWQRELDYKLKKTLWAFSDNRIAVRFEYEWRDDSGQWYRAHGNENWEFNADGFMAKRFASINDQRIDASERRL
- a CDS encoding chemotaxis response regulator protein-glutamate methylesterase, with amino-acid sequence MRIGLVNDMNLALECLRRVVESSGEHVVAWSAENGQQAVDYCSADLPDLVLMDLVMPVMNGAEATREIMEKSPVPILVVTASMTTNGDLVYEAMGHGALDATVTPTLGPGGNMDGAQPLLEKIQRIGLIAGKSTVSHSTGITRPGFPMPSAHSLEKPPFIAIGSSTGGPQALATVLSNLDEDFPGIVGIVQHVDPQFAPGMADWLNARCKLPVQLAEHGMRPQPGNVYMAGQDAHMRIRTGGIFEFTVEPTHLVNRPSVDVFFKSLASHWPKPGVAMILTGMGRDGAEGLKLLRERGWRTIAQDQESSVVYGMPKAAVEIGAAHESLSIDMIGPAALNRLSQMTGG